The Sphingomonas sp. genome contains a region encoding:
- a CDS encoding cytochrome P450 yields the protein MQWLFNLPIVLWRRLMLILQGLWALLWLIGSGIAALFGSGGTIGSRLAATIGGPNGLRMVFAVLRLFLPNLVLQRRVVAAYPSNGITALATRRADVIDILSRDADFGVVYAPRMKSITGGENFFLGMQDTPRYTRDTSNMRLVVRRDDVPEIVTPCVADAARAVVAMLPGAIDVPQALTIPVAAKLLDLYFGTPGPSEADMAEWTSLLFWYLFIDLAADPDLDVRATAAAASFRSWMDQHIAARRRGPPKDDVLGRCLAMGDAALPGMTDLDIRNNLIGLLIGELPTLSACANLALDELLDRPRAFAGACAAARAGDDATLSAYICEALRFRPLNPLIYRRAMHDTVIAGGKLRRRHIAKDSIVMASNLSAMFDPLAIADATAFRIDRPWETYMLWGYGMHSCFGAHINRAVLPAMLRPLLAMPNLRRANGARGQIDKGDTPFPQHFHLAFDA from the coding sequence GTGCAATGGCTGTTCAACCTGCCGATCGTGCTCTGGCGCCGCTTGATGCTAATTCTCCAGGGGCTGTGGGCACTGCTCTGGCTGATCGGCAGCGGCATCGCCGCGCTGTTCGGCAGCGGCGGCACGATCGGGAGCCGGCTCGCTGCGACCATCGGGGGCCCCAACGGGCTGCGCATGGTGTTTGCGGTGCTGCGGCTGTTCCTGCCCAACCTTGTGCTACAACGCCGCGTCGTCGCCGCCTATCCCAGCAATGGCATCACCGCGCTCGCCACGCGCCGGGCGGACGTGATCGACATCCTCAGCCGCGATGCCGATTTCGGCGTGGTCTATGCGCCGCGGATGAAGAGCATCACGGGGGGCGAAAACTTCTTCCTCGGCATGCAGGATACGCCGCGCTACACCCGCGACACGTCCAACATGCGCCTCGTGGTGCGGCGCGACGACGTGCCCGAAATCGTCACGCCCTGCGTTGCCGACGCCGCCAGGGCCGTCGTGGCGATGCTGCCGGGTGCGATCGACGTTCCGCAGGCGCTGACCATACCCGTCGCGGCCAAGCTGCTGGACCTCTACTTCGGTACGCCCGGCCCTTCCGAAGCGGACATGGCGGAATGGACCAGCCTCCTCTTCTGGTATCTGTTCATCGATCTGGCGGCCGATCCCGATCTCGATGTGCGCGCCACCGCGGCGGCGGCCAGTTTCCGCAGCTGGATGGATCAACACATCGCCGCGCGCCGGAGGGGACCCCCAAAGGACGACGTACTCGGCCGCTGCCTCGCCATGGGAGACGCCGCGCTGCCAGGGATGACCGATCTGGACATTCGCAACAACCTGATCGGTCTGCTGATCGGAGAGTTGCCGACGCTGTCCGCCTGCGCGAACCTCGCGCTGGACGAACTGCTCGATCGCCCGCGCGCCTTCGCCGGGGCCTGTGCCGCGGCGCGGGCCGGCGACGACGCGACGCTGTCCGCCTATATATGCGAGGCGCTGCGCTTCCGGCCGCTCAACCCGCTGATCTATCGCAGAGCGATGCACGACACGGTGATCGCCGGGGGGAAGCTCCGTCGCCGCCATATCGCCAAGGACAGCATCGTCATGGCGTCGAATCTGTCGGCGATGTTCGACCCGCTGGCGATCGCCGACGCCACCGCCTTCCGCATCGACCGCCCCTGGGAGACCTATATGCTGTGGGGCTATGGCATGCACAGCTGCTTCGGGGCGCATATCAACCGCGCTGTGCTGCCCGCGATGCTCAGGCCACTGCTCGCCATGCCGAATCTGCGCCGCGCGAACGGTGCGCGCGGGCAGATCGACAAGGGCGACACGCCCTTCCCGCAGCATTTCCACCTGGCGTTCGACGCATGA